One window from the genome of Jeotgalibaca sp. MA1X17-3 encodes:
- the atpF gene encoding F0F1 ATP synthase subunit B yields the protein MTGTYTLGAITALGDTIVTVVGFLILVWLVKRFAWESIINTINERERTINADIDKAEDARKTAEKQRKETQEQLRNARSDANEILNRAQKEASDLQKAIISEAKEDVVRLKQQTQREIELERKQAFQNMRSEIGATSINIAQKIIGKEVHAKDHQRLIEEFIEGLEK from the coding sequence ATGACAGGGACTTATACGCTAGGAGCCATCACAGCATTAGGAGATACAATTGTAACTGTAGTAGGGTTTTTGATACTGGTTTGGCTGGTAAAACGATTTGCATGGGAATCAATCATTAATACAATTAATGAACGTGAAAGAACCATCAATGCTGACATTGATAAGGCTGAAGATGCAAGAAAAACAGCCGAAAAACAGCGGAAAGAAACACAAGAACAGTTACGAAATGCAAGAAGTGATGCAAATGAAATATTAAATCGAGCACAAAAAGAAGCAAGTGATTTACAAAAAGCAATTATTTCTGAAGCAAAAGAAGATGTTGTCCGTTTGAAGCAGCAAACACAAAGAGAAATTGAATTGGAAAGGAAACAAGCATTCCAAAATATGCGTTCTGAGATAGGAGCAACATCTATCAATATTGCTCAGAAAATTATTGGTAAAGAAGTTCACGCAAAAGATCATCAACGATTAATCGAGGAATTTATTGAAGGACTGGAGAAATAA